The following coding sequences are from one Haploplasma axanthum window:
- a CDS encoding recombinase family protein has translation MTKVTVIPSTIDPLTQMPVNNKEKLKVAAYARVSTSSDEQYTSYEAQVNYYKEYIQGRLDWEFVTVYADEGITGTSTKRRVGFNKMIKDALDGKINLIITKSISRFARNTLDTISYVRKLKEKGVEVFFEKENLWTLDSKSELILTIMASIAQEESRSISQNVQWGKRVAFQSGKVSFAYSNFLGYKKVDDKIVVVEEEAEIVREIYKSFLVYGKTPTGIAKELKERGIKTPSKKSTNWTKNNITSILQNEKYKGDALLQKTFTDNFLEQTIIKNTGQIPQYYVENSHPAIIDKDMWELVQIEIKRRDNLGAKYSSSDIFASKLICSDCGGFYGKKKWHSNTKYERFVYQCNNKFDKDKCICRTPHLTEDDIKLKFIEAYNITMKDKKRIINDLNEVIELVANTKDLETEIEKVSEEIAVVVELATKAIKDNSKTTDNSNEFEKKYKTLETRHEKLKTKLEELLSERFKKESLEIKMRAFLKALRKSESDIDKWDERIWMLMVESGTVNRNKNITFKFNNGLKFKAKE, from the coding sequence ATGACAAAAGTAACAGTAATTCCATCAACAATTGATCCATTAACACAAATGCCAGTGAACAACAAAGAAAAATTAAAAGTTGCTGCATATGCCAGAGTATCAACAAGTTCTGATGAACAATACACTAGTTATGAAGCGCAAGTCAATTATTATAAAGAGTATATTCAAGGTAGACTTGATTGGGAGTTTGTAACTGTGTATGCTGACGAAGGTATAACTGGAACAAGCACTAAGAGGAGAGTCGGCTTTAATAAAATGATTAAAGATGCGCTAGATGGAAAGATAAACTTAATTATTACTAAATCGATATCAAGATTTGCCCGTAACACATTAGATACTATTTCATATGTTAGAAAGCTAAAAGAAAAAGGTGTCGAGGTTTTCTTTGAAAAGGAAAATTTGTGGACACTTGATTCTAAAAGTGAACTAATACTTACAATAATGGCATCAATCGCACAAGAAGAATCAAGATCAATTAGTCAGAACGTTCAATGGGGGAAGCGTGTGGCATTTCAATCAGGTAAAGTATCATTTGCGTATAGTAATTTTCTGGGATATAAAAAAGTAGATGACAAAATAGTTGTTGTTGAAGAAGAAGCAGAGATTGTAAGAGAAATATATAAAAGCTTTTTAGTTTATGGGAAAACTCCAACAGGTATAGCTAAGGAATTAAAAGAAAGAGGAATAAAAACTCCTTCAAAGAAATCAACTAACTGGACCAAAAATAATATCACTTCAATACTTCAAAATGAAAAATACAAAGGTGATGCTCTCCTTCAAAAAACATTTACTGATAACTTTTTAGAGCAAACCATAATAAAAAATACTGGACAGATACCACAGTATTATGTGGAAAACAGCCATCCAGCTATTATTGATAAAGATATGTGGGAGTTAGTGCAAATTGAAATTAAAAGAAGAGATAACCTTGGAGCTAAGTATTCATCATCTGATATATTTGCATCAAAATTGATATGCAGTGATTGTGGAGGTTTCTATGGTAAAAAGAAATGGCATTCAAATACCAAATATGAAAGGTTTGTTTATCAATGTAATAATAAGTTTGATAAAGACAAATGCATATGTAGGACTCCACATTTAACTGAAGATGATATTAAATTAAAGTTTATAGAAGCGTATAATATAACAATGAAAGATAAAAAAAGAATTATTAATGATTTAAATGAAGTAATTGAATTAGTAGCTAATACTAAAGATTTAGAAACAGAAATTGAAAAAGTTAGTGAAGAGATAGCAGTAGTTGTGGAACTTGCAACAAAAGCAATTAAAGATAACTCAAAAACAACTGATAATTCAAATGAATTTGAAAAAAAGTATAAAACGTTAGAAACAAGACACGAAAAATTAAAAACAAAACTTGAGGAACTATTAAGTGAAAGATTTAAAAAAGAATCATTAGAAATTAAAATGAGAGCATTCTTAAAAGCACTACGTAAATCTGAAAGTGACATTGATAAATGGGATGAGCGAATATGGATGTTGATGGTTGAATCAGGAACAGTGAATCGTAACAAGAATATAACATTTAAATTTAATAACGGGTTAAAATTTAAGGCTAAAGAATAA
- a CDS encoding recombinase family protein yields the protein MKKITKIETIKEMPKRLRVAAYARVSSGKDAMLNSLASQVNHYKNYIKSKPEWEFVGVYTDEAVTGTKELRDEFQLMLSDCKAGKIDMIITKSISRFARNTMTLLKTVRDLKAINVNIFFEEQNIHTLSGEGEMILTFLATFAQEESRSISENMKWRIKKDFEKGLIWGSTSMFGYKLENKKYHIVPEEAEIVRFIYSLYLEGYGDRMIRTILDEKGIKPYRTKTWGVTTITKILANYNYTGDLILQKTFIDNHLTKKLKHNKGELDKYIVSNSHEPIISKEIFMEAQAIRKSKALKFAKSSSYNNEFKGYIRCGKCGKTHTYRRGPYNIYWICSTFRDKGKSYCDNQQVPDDKIKEAAIHLLNMNKFSMPIFKHLVQQVVAQPNNILRFELNDGSVKEYEWAHKPRSEGWTDDMKEQARQHTLKRYGGGSAK from the coding sequence TGAAAAAAATAACAAAAATTGAAACGATAAAAGAAATGCCAAAAAGGCTGCGAGTTGCTGCTTATGCCAGAGTATCAAGTGGTAAAGATGCAATGCTTAACTCATTAGCCTCACAAGTGAACCACTACAAAAACTATATTAAAAGTAAACCTGAGTGGGAATTTGTAGGAGTGTATACGGACGAGGCAGTTACTGGAACAAAAGAGTTGAGAGATGAGTTCCAGCTAATGTTGAGTGATTGTAAAGCGGGTAAGATTGATATGATTATTACAAAATCAATATCAAGATTTGCAAGAAACACAATGACACTATTAAAAACAGTGAGAGACTTAAAAGCAATCAATGTTAACATTTTCTTTGAAGAACAAAACATACATACTTTAAGTGGTGAAGGTGAAATGATCTTAACGTTCTTAGCGACTTTTGCACAAGAAGAGTCAAGAAGTATATCCGAAAATATGAAATGGCGAATTAAGAAAGATTTTGAAAAAGGACTTATATGGGGTAGTACATCAATGTTTGGTTATAAACTTGAAAATAAAAAATATCATATTGTTCCAGAAGAAGCTGAAATAGTTAGATTTATATATAGCCTATATTTAGAAGGTTATGGAGACAGAATGATTAGAACTATACTTGATGAAAAAGGAATAAAACCATACAGAACAAAAACTTGGGGTGTAACAACAATCACAAAAATATTAGCAAACTATAATTATACTGGTGATTTAATCCTTCAAAAAACCTTTATTGATAATCATTTGACTAAAAAGTTAAAGCATAATAAAGGTGAACTTGATAAATACATTGTAAGTAATTCCCACGAACCAATTATAAGCAAAGAAATATTTATGGAAGCTCAGGCAATAAGGAAAAGCAAAGCTCTGAAATTTGCCAAAAGTTCAAGTTATAATAATGAATTTAAAGGGTATATCAGATGTGGGAAATGTGGAAAAACGCATACATATAGGAGGGGACCTTATAACATTTATTGGATTTGTTCGACATTTAGAGATAAAGGTAAAAGCTACTGTGATAATCAACAAGTGCCTGATGACAAGATTAAAGAAGCCGCAATTCATCTGTTAAACATGAACAAGTTTAGTATGCCGATTTTTAAACATTTAGTTCAGCAAGTAGTAGCACAGCCAAACAATATACTTCGTTTTGAATTAAATGATGGAAGTGTCAAAGAATACGAATGGGCTCATAAACCACGAAGTGAAGGATGGACTGATGACATGAAAGAACAAGCAAGACAACACACGTTAAAAAGATATGGAGGAGGGAGCGCGAAATGA